The Saccharolobus shibatae B12 genomic interval TTTGGAATATTTACATTTATTATCACTCCCCTATCTGGCAAATATACTGGAGCGTAAAGCGCGTTATAAGCTAGGAAGAACACTGATAACCACCTCGTGAGCGTTAACCTATTAGTGTTCCACGGGAAGTGAAAATCCATTGAGGATATCCTGTGTTTTAAGCTCCTGAATCCTTGTTCTGCGTAGTCCCTCTCGTTGAACGTTACCCTCTTGTGCTCCACGTTTAGCCAAGTGAATGCATTATAGATTGTTACCCCATCGTGTAGGTAGATTACCTTGTCTATCCTCGTTTTGAGCACTTTCTCAGCCTCCTTTTCCGCATTCTTCACACTCGTCAAGACTATCAGTACGTGCACTCCACTCCTCGAGCTCGTCACCATGAAGAAAGGTATTGCACCCGTCTTTACGTACCTCACAATCCACACGTAATAATACTGCCCCTTAATTACCATAATTTTAGTCTCGTCTACCGCATAAAAACCACTAATTGGCACTACGTACTTAATGCAGCTCAACCTCCTCAAGTAGTACAACAAGGTAGAATGAGGCAAAGAAGTCCTCCAAGAAGACAAACCCGAGAGGTAACTAGCCAAAGCCGAGGCTATTACCTCACTAGAGTAAAACCTAGGCTTAAGATTAATATACTCCATTAAAACTAATATTAATTGGGTGAGCACGGGAACTTTCCACCTAGTTCCCGTAGTATCACCCAATTAATACTCCCGTGCTCACCCTAAAAAGGTATTACGTCGCATTCTATTAATAGAACACGAGCAGTTCATATAATTTATTTTGAATTAACAAAATTGTTGTCCACACTCTTAAAAGGCATACAAAACGTTATTTTGTACCTATTATTTCCAGAGACTTCCCTTTTAATAAATTCATATATTAATGACGACACTATATCTAAATTCCGGCATTTTCTATTAAATTCAATAATAAAACTTTATAATTTTTGCAATCTAGATTTTATCTCTTCTATCAAATTTAGTATGTTCTCTTTTGCAATCTCATCGGTTCTAAACGGGCTTAGTATAGTATCCCTATCGATACCATTATACTTATACTCATGAACTGCTAAGGCCAATTTAGTAACTAGGTTGATATCTTTTCCAAGGAGGAGAGACAGTTCTTCCATATAAGAAGTTGGGATTGTAGCTATTAGCCAATCTGCAAATTCCACAACTTTCCTCCCTCTTAATTTCTTTTTACCCGGATATTTTTTTAATAATACTTCTCTTTTATCCACTAGCATAGCACCTAACAAAGCTTTCCATGCTTGGAATGCCTTACCCGCAGCATTACGTAAAAGTACTTCCTTGAGGAATTCCTCAGCTATTTTAGATTCAAAGGATGCTTCTTCTATTCTAGTTCTCTTATAGCCTATAATATCAAACCAGGGCTTCGGCAATTCTTGCATGCAGTAAGAATAATCTTTTAAAAATAAAGTTTTATCTACTTATGTACTCTAAGGAAAGTTAGTAGTTAAAATAATGGTAACTTTTTATCGAAATTTCCAGGATTCATTAATATAGTCTTTATTCTTAATGAATACTAAGGGGTCTAGCTCATTTTCAACATCCTAAGTTAAAGCTAGTCCTTTTTACTCCTTTTGTAACTATTATAAAAATACTAAATCATTCCTAAATACTCCACAATACCTCCCATAAAAATAAAAGGTGAGCCAAAGTAATTTATCTTGTGGACTTCAAAAACTTCCCTTGGACGCATTATAACGTTAAATTCGCAATACTTTTCGGTTCAAGGGTTACTGGAAAGGTTATCAAAGGGGACTGGGATCTGGCAGTATACTTCTCAGAATTTAAACTGGAGTATTTATCCGATCTAATTTATGTGCTCTCAAGATATTTAAAAGTTAAGGAGGATATGATTGACGTAGTACCTTTAAATTTCTTCGAGAATTTGCCTTGTGTATTAATCCTTGAAATACTGAATAAAGGCAAAGTAGTATTTTACGATAATAAGGATTTTTACGCAAGACAGTGGTTAAGGATGAGGAACATCTGCCTAGACTTTATGATAGACTATGAAAAACTAAATTTACATGAAACTCAAATAAGGGCGGTGAGGAGGTTATTGGAGTTATAAAATCGTTACTTGAAACACTAAGTGAATACACTAAGAAGTTAGAGGAATTAACGTTAGATGATTGGAGGAGCTTTTACGCTGGGATATACTTACTCCAGTCCCAAGCACAAGCTTTAATAGACATTGTGCAAAGAGGATGTTCAGAACTTGGACTTAAGGCAGAAGGTTATATAGAGTCGGGTAGAAAGTTAATGGAGGAAGGGATAATAAATGAAGAAGAGTTCGAGTTCTATAGACGTGTAGTAAGCTTTAGGAATATTGCGATCCACGAATATGTGTCAGTTAACTTAGAAATAGTTAAAAGGATAATAGTCGGGAAGGAATTCGAGAAAGTTTATAGACTAGCGTTAAAATTATCGAGGAGTTAAAGAAAAGGGATATAGATCCTTAACGCTAACTTGGTCCCTAATCTTAAAGATAGGTAAGGGCTAAGGACCTACACTTGATCACAATTAAGAGGATTTTACACCAAGGACGAAATAATAAAAAATTCGTTAGAAATCACAAGAGATGGAATGCAGAATATTTTGTACTTAATAACTTACCGTGGAGGTTTACTTTACCTACATATATAAAATATATAGGAGCATCACTAATTTGGGCAAAATTAAAAAATTATTGCATTATAATATCTAATATCTTAGAATAATATATTAAATGTAATTATAAAGAATAATATGGTTTACATTAATAAATATAACTATACAGTTTCACAAAAACTTATCAAAAAATATAGCTAAACAAACCTTGTTATAGCAGATTCCTTAGAAACTACAACATAAATACAACAGATATTAAGTATTAACTAACTCAAGTAATACATTAGCGTTTAATTCCATTCGACATAATGTTATCTCACTACGATTTCTTACTAATCTCATGAGTTGCCGTTTTATTTAACTTGGATAATCTCATGACCCAAACACTATTCCTTAATTTTTCACGTTACGTCAAATTTATAACTTGTTATGGAATAATATGACTGTGGAAGGGAGTACACTAGTATTTGGCTTAGGCTTTACCTCAGAGTACATAGTTAGGAGTATAACGGAAAGGGGAAGGGATAACATTGATGAAGTTGTGCTTATTGGAGTGTTTAACATTGACGACTTTAGGAGGAAGCAAGCGGATAATGCGTTAAATGATGTTAAGAAGTTTTTAGATATTATAAACGTGAAGTATAAGTGGAAGTACGTTGACGTTAGTAGGGACTTCGCCGAAATCCTCTATGAAGTTGCCAATGAGCTATCTGCTAAAAATAATATGGAGTTTTACTTGATTGGTGGTATGAGAATAATTAACTTCGTCTTGTACTATTACGCAATGTTAGCTAAAAGATTTGGGCTAAACGTTAGGGTTTTCAGTTATACAGAGGATATGTCCAAAAAGTACGAATTGCCGGTGGAAATTCCTAGAAGGCTAACTGATAGTGAGGCTGAAATCTTGAAACTGTTTAAG includes:
- a CDS encoding nucleotidyltransferase domain-containing protein, coding for MDFKNFPWTHYNVKFAILFGSRVTGKVIKGDWDLAVYFSEFKLEYLSDLIYVLSRYLKVKEDMIDVVPLNFFENLPCVLILEILNKGKVVFYDNKDFYARQWLRMRNICLDFMIDYEKLNLHETQIRAVRRLLEL
- a CDS encoding PaREP1 family protein; its protein translation is MQELPKPWFDIIGYKRTRIEEASFESKIAEEFLKEVLLRNAAGKAFQAWKALLGAMLVDKREVLLKKYPGKKKLRGRKVVEFADWLIATIPTSYMEELSLLLGKDINLVTKLALAVHEYKYNGIDRDTILSPFRTDEIAKENILNLIEEIKSRLQKL
- the csa3 gene encoding CRISPR-associated CARF protein Csa3, which gives rise to MEGSTLVFGLGFTSEYIVRSITERGRDNIDEVVLIGVFNIDDFRRKQADNALNDVKKFLDIINVKYKWKYVDVSRDFAEILYEVANELSAKNNMEFYLIGGMRIINFVLYYYAMLAKRFGLNVRVFSYTEDMSKKYELPVEIPRRLTDSEAEILKLFKFENSIEISIMADRLQKTLSTISKHVSEMEEDGFLECTKTRPKTCKKTVLGRIALTFI
- a CDS encoding IS6 family transposase encodes the protein MEYINLKPRFYSSEVIASALASYLSGLSSWRTSLPHSTLLYYLRRLSCIKYVVPISGFYAVDETKIMVIKGQYYYVWIVRYVKTGAIPFFMVTSSRSGVHVLIVLTSVKNAEKEAEKVLKTRIDKVIYLHDGVTIYNAFTWLNVEHKRVTFNERDYAEQGFRSLKHRISSMDFHFPWNTNRLTLTRWLSVFFLAYNALYAPVYLPDRGVIINVNIPNE
- the hepT gene encoding type VII toxin-antitoxin system HepT family RNase toxin; its protein translation is MKSLLETLSEYTKKLEELTLDDWRSFYAGIYLLQSQAQALIDIVQRGCSELGLKAEGYIESGRKLMEEGIINEEEFEFYRRVVSFRNIAIHEYVSVNLEIVKRIIVGKEFEKVYRLALKLSRS